In Synechococcus sp. UW69, the following are encoded in one genomic region:
- a CDS encoding alpha/beta fold hydrolase, whose translation MARLRTHLVALGVGISLALAGGPASALERLVLRLPFLETEITINFDDGESAEQLIQSSPDLQDLELASGGKLLPLLRQVFLTPLPLETKALLAGSTGQPLLEQALHAATQVVALEGVEPDVSGRMLTEALIRAERRGQPNILGFLRELPGEQASIDLSRLAEVANRLKTNLEEGVALARSVEPASVTAALRGPLRPSWSREVVQVPVPHRPKPLRVLTLQPAAPGNGRLVMISHGLWDDPESFEGWGEVLAAHGYTVLLPDHPGSDLNQQKAMLAGDAPPPGPEELRLRPLDVSALLDAISAGRFRPGANLNTDAVAVVGHSWGATTTLQLAGGVPVDYRLKARCNDLKDPERNISWVLQCSWLSGVNQAAVADSRVKAVVAVSPPLHLLFDGSRLESLPAKLLLISGTRDWVVPSGPEAITPMRENKAVQFGHRLVLVQGADHFSLRSFQGEPSPAQVGPVILGWINEQLEVDGAVTFSAGGWGDEQGSLVDVSDRL comes from the coding sequence ATGGCTCGACTTCGGACACACCTGGTGGCCCTGGGTGTCGGCATCTCGCTGGCCTTGGCAGGGGGTCCCGCCTCAGCATTGGAGAGGCTGGTGTTGCGACTGCCGTTCCTGGAAACGGAGATCACGATCAACTTCGATGACGGCGAGTCCGCTGAACAATTGATCCAGTCCAGTCCGGATCTGCAGGATCTGGAACTGGCCAGTGGTGGCAAGTTGTTGCCGCTGTTGCGCCAGGTGTTCCTCACGCCACTGCCCTTGGAAACCAAGGCGTTGCTGGCGGGATCGACCGGTCAGCCGCTTCTGGAGCAGGCCCTCCATGCGGCGACGCAGGTGGTGGCTCTTGAAGGAGTTGAGCCGGATGTGAGCGGGCGCATGCTGACCGAGGCCCTGATTCGTGCTGAACGCCGGGGGCAACCCAACATCCTTGGTTTTTTGCGGGAGTTGCCGGGAGAACAGGCATCGATCGATCTATCGCGCCTCGCTGAGGTGGCCAACCGGCTTAAAACCAATCTTGAGGAGGGGGTTGCTTTGGCCCGTTCCGTTGAGCCCGCATCCGTGACGGCTGCTCTGCGGGGACCACTGCGGCCCAGTTGGTCCCGTGAGGTTGTTCAGGTGCCCGTGCCTCACCGCCCGAAACCTCTGCGGGTTCTGACGCTTCAGCCTGCAGCGCCTGGGAATGGTCGCTTGGTCATGATTTCCCACGGGCTCTGGGACGATCCGGAATCCTTTGAAGGTTGGGGCGAGGTGTTGGCTGCCCATGGCTACACCGTGTTGCTTCCAGACCACCCCGGCAGCGATCTCAATCAGCAGAAGGCGATGCTCGCTGGTGATGCGCCGCCACCGGGGCCTGAAGAATTGCGTCTTCGGCCCCTTGATGTGTCTGCTTTGTTGGATGCCATCAGTGCAGGGCGTTTTCGGCCAGGTGCCAACTTGAACACCGATGCCGTAGCGGTGGTGGGTCACTCTTGGGGAGCCACCACCACGCTCCAGTTGGCCGGTGGTGTTCCTGTTGATTACAGACTCAAAGCCCGTTGCAACGACCTCAAGGATCCGGAGCGAAACATCAGCTGGGTGCTCCAATGCAGTTGGCTGTCGGGGGTTAACCAAGCCGCTGTTGCCGATTCAAGGGTCAAGGCTGTTGTGGCCGTCAGTCCGCCCTTGCACTTGTTGTTTGACGGCAGTCGCTTGGAGAGCCTTCCGGCCAAGTTGCTGCTGATCAGTGGTACCCGCGATTGGGTGGTGCCTTCGGGTCCGGAAGCCATCACTCCGATGCGTGAGAACAAGGCCGTGCAGTTCGGTCACCGCTTGGTGTTGGTGCAGGGTGCCGACCACTTCAGCCTTCGTAGTTTTCAAGGTGAGCCGTCCCCCGCACAGGTTGGACCGGTCATCCTCGGCTGGATCAATGAGCAGCTTGAGGTGGATGGCGCGGTCACCTTCTCTGCGGGTGGTTGGGGTGACGAGCAGGGAAGTCTTGTTGATGTAAGCGACCGCCTCTGA
- the uvrA gene encoding excinuclease ABC subunit UvrA has protein sequence MARAAAKITDSADPLAIQDDVIRVRGARQHNLKNVDVTIPRNKLVVFTGVSGSGKSSLAFDTIFAEGQRRYVESLSAYARQFLGQVDKPDVDAIEGLSPAISIDQKSTSHNPRSTVGTVTEIQDYLRLLFGRAGEPHCPKCGRSIKPQSIDEMVDQILLLPEGTRYQLLAPVVRGKKGTHTKLISGLAAEGFARVRINGEVRELADNIELDKNHSHNIEVVVDRLVSREGVQERLTDSLRTALKRGDGLALVEVVPKKGEELPDGVERERLYSENFACPVHGAVMEELSPRLFSFNSPYGACEACHGIGHLRKFTVDRVIPDPSQPVYSAVAPWAEKDNSYYFSLLFSVGEAFGFEIKTPWNELTDDQRDVLLNGSREPILIQADSRYRKGKGGYTRPFEGILPILERQLRDASGEAQRQKLEKYLELVPCEACAGQRLRPEALAVTVGPYRIPELTAVSVGQTLERIEKLMGVGSYEGSEPLLSPRQIQIGDLVLREIRLRLKFLLDVGLDYLSLDRPAMTLSGGEAQRIRLATQIGAGLTGVLYVLDEPSIGLHQRDNDRLLNTLVRLRDLGNTLVVVEHDEDTIRAADHVVDIGPGAGVHGGHIVAEGSFDDLVASSESLTGAYLSGRRSIPTPAERRQSGSRSLKLIDCNRNNLKNVSVEFPLGRLVSVTGVSGSGKSTLVNELLHPALENGLGFKVPFPQGVGELRGLKSIDKVIVIDQSPIGRTPRSNPATYTGAFDPIRQVFAATVEAKARGYQVGQFSFNVKGGRCEACRGQGVNVIEMNFLPDVYVQCDVCKGARFNRETLQVKYKGYTIADVLQMTVEQAAEVFDAIPQAADRLRTLVDVGLGYVKLGQPAPTLSGGEAQRVKLATELSRRATGKTLYLIDEPTTGLSFYDVHKLMDVMQRLVDKGNSIICIEHNLDVIRCSDWVIDLGPEGGDKGGEILVTGTPEEVAQHSTSHTGRYLSRVLEQHPPELPVPLAA, from the coding sequence ATGGCGCGAGCTGCTGCCAAGATCACTGATTCAGCTGACCCGCTGGCGATTCAGGACGACGTGATTCGGGTGAGGGGTGCTCGACAGCACAACCTCAAGAACGTCGACGTCACGATTCCCCGCAACAAGCTGGTGGTCTTCACCGGGGTGAGTGGCAGCGGCAAGAGTTCGCTGGCGTTCGACACGATCTTTGCGGAAGGGCAGCGCCGCTATGTCGAAAGTCTGTCGGCTTACGCCCGGCAGTTCCTAGGCCAGGTGGACAAGCCCGATGTGGATGCCATCGAAGGGTTGTCCCCCGCGATCTCCATTGATCAGAAATCCACCAGTCACAACCCGCGCTCCACGGTGGGCACCGTTACGGAGATCCAGGACTACCTTCGTTTGCTGTTCGGCCGGGCTGGCGAACCCCATTGCCCCAAATGCGGTCGCTCGATTAAGCCGCAGAGCATCGACGAGATGGTCGATCAGATTCTTTTGTTGCCGGAGGGAACCCGGTATCAATTGCTGGCGCCGGTGGTGCGTGGCAAAAAGGGCACCCACACCAAGCTGATCAGTGGCCTGGCGGCTGAGGGTTTTGCTCGGGTGCGCATCAACGGTGAGGTGCGCGAACTGGCCGACAACATTGAACTCGACAAGAACCACAGCCACAACATCGAGGTGGTGGTCGATCGCCTTGTGTCCCGTGAGGGGGTGCAGGAACGGCTGACAGATTCGTTGCGCACGGCTCTCAAACGTGGCGATGGTTTGGCGCTTGTGGAGGTCGTGCCCAAGAAAGGTGAGGAGCTTCCCGACGGCGTTGAACGGGAGCGGCTCTACTCCGAGAACTTCGCCTGCCCGGTTCACGGCGCTGTGATGGAGGAACTATCGCCGCGACTGTTTTCGTTCAACAGCCCTTACGGCGCCTGTGAGGCTTGCCATGGCATCGGGCATCTACGCAAATTCACAGTGGACCGGGTGATTCCGGATCCCAGTCAGCCCGTTTATTCCGCCGTTGCCCCTTGGGCAGAGAAAGACAACAGCTATTACTTTTCACTGTTGTTCTCGGTTGGTGAAGCCTTCGGCTTTGAGATCAAGACCCCATGGAATGAGCTCACGGATGACCAGCGGGATGTGCTGCTCAACGGAAGCCGTGAACCGATTCTGATTCAGGCCGATAGCCGGTATCGCAAGGGCAAAGGGGGATACACCCGCCCTTTCGAAGGCATTCTTCCGATTCTCGAGCGGCAGCTTCGCGATGCCAGCGGTGAAGCTCAACGGCAGAAGTTGGAGAAGTATCTCGAGCTCGTACCTTGCGAAGCCTGTGCCGGACAGCGGCTCCGACCGGAAGCCCTGGCTGTGACGGTCGGTCCCTATCGGATTCCAGAACTCACGGCTGTCAGCGTCGGTCAGACCCTGGAACGGATCGAAAAATTGATGGGCGTTGGTTCCTATGAGGGTTCAGAGCCTTTGTTGAGTCCCCGTCAGATTCAGATCGGTGATCTGGTGCTCAGGGAAATCCGTCTGCGCTTGAAGTTTCTGCTGGATGTCGGTCTGGATTACCTCAGCTTGGATCGTCCGGCGATGACGCTCTCCGGCGGTGAGGCCCAGCGCATTCGGTTGGCCACCCAGATCGGCGCTGGTCTCACAGGGGTGCTTTACGTGCTTGATGAGCCGAGCATCGGCCTGCATCAGCGGGACAACGATCGTCTCCTGAACACTCTGGTGAGGCTCAGGGATCTTGGAAACACCCTGGTGGTTGTGGAACACGATGAAGACACCATCCGTGCTGCAGATCACGTGGTGGATATCGGTCCCGGTGCGGGCGTCCATGGTGGCCACATCGTGGCCGAGGGAAGTTTCGATGACTTGGTTGCGAGCAGCGAATCCCTCACCGGTGCCTATCTGAGCGGCCGCCGTTCGATTCCAACGCCAGCAGAACGCCGCCAGAGCGGTTCACGTTCCCTCAAGCTGATCGATTGCAATCGCAACAACCTCAAGAACGTTTCGGTTGAGTTTCCACTGGGACGGCTGGTGTCCGTCACCGGTGTAAGCGGCAGCGGCAAGAGCACCCTGGTGAATGAGCTTTTGCATCCGGCTCTGGAAAACGGCCTGGGTTTCAAAGTCCCCTTCCCGCAGGGTGTTGGGGAGCTGCGGGGTCTGAAGTCGATCGACAAGGTGATCGTGATCGATCAGAGTCCGATTGGACGGACGCCCCGATCCAATCCGGCCACCTATACCGGTGCTTTTGATCCGATCCGGCAGGTGTTCGCTGCCACGGTGGAGGCGAAGGCCCGTGGTTACCAGGTGGGGCAATTCAGTTTCAACGTGAAGGGCGGCCGTTGTGAGGCCTGCCGCGGTCAGGGCGTGAATGTGATTGAAATGAACTTCCTGCCGGACGTCTACGTTCAGTGCGATGTCTGCAAGGGCGCTCGGTTCAACCGCGAAACCCTGCAGGTGAAATACAAGGGTTACACCATTGCTGATGTGCTGCAGATGACGGTGGAGCAGGCCGCTGAGGTGTTCGATGCGATTCCTCAGGCTGCAGATCGGTTGCGCACGCTGGTGGATGTGGGCTTGGGCTACGTCAAACTTGGCCAGCCGGCGCCAACTCTTTCGGGGGGTGAAGCCCAGCGGGTGAAGCTGGCGACGGAATTGTCACGGCGGGCCACCGGCAAGACCCTCTATTTGATTGATGAGCCCACCACCGGCCTCAGCTTTTATGACGTGCACAAGCTGATGGATGTGATGCAGCGGTTGGTGGACAAGGGCAATTCAATCATCTGCATTGAGCACAATCTCGATGTGATCCGTTGCAGTGATTGGGTTATCGATCTTGGCCCTGAAGGGGGTGACAAGGGTGGCGAGATTCTGGTGACGGGGACTCCAGAGGAGGTTGCCCAGCACTCCACCAGTCACACAGGGCGCTACCTCAGCCGGGTTTTGGAGCAGCATCCCCCTGAACTTCCCGTTCCCCTGGCGGCTTGA
- the recN gene encoding DNA repair protein RecN encodes MLTGLLLQNIALIESLELEFSSGFTVLTGETGAGKSILLDALDAVLGGAQGASGIRLLRAGVDRARIEAAFQLSPSLEQWLVAAEFDPEEELLISREWKRQDGDRFSSRCRLNGSTVNRQQLLELRPLLIDLTVQGQTQLLSRAGQQRLWLDRLGGSPLAATKQQVADAWSKWRLAADALMALEQEQKRSEQERAEQEEQLEQLQAADLEDPDEQERLEQDQDRLVHGVRLLEGLSVLFGRLRDGADQGPSLQDHFAMCIQELQAMAQLDGSLESLRDQALDLEAGVDALLRSLDQYGLALESDPDHLERIQDRLSVLKRLQRRYGLDLAGLIQRRDDLFLRLGAEGFAADLARLHQDENDRRQTRDQANAALHRERSKAAAALEASLLDLLPPMGLANVRFKVELTPCDPAEHGADAVQFLFSANPGQPMAPLTEVASGGEMSRFLLALKTTLAAVDGSSTLLFDEIDAGVSGRVSGAMANLLQTLARQRQVFCVTHQPLVAAVADHHFRVSKHVEDGVTHSRVSRLRDTQERRQELADLAGGDQADAYAASLLDQRTA; translated from the coding sequence GTGCTCACCGGTCTGCTGCTGCAGAACATTGCTCTGATCGAGAGTCTTGAACTGGAGTTCAGCTCGGGCTTCACGGTGCTCACCGGTGAGACCGGAGCAGGGAAGTCGATTCTTCTTGATGCCCTCGATGCGGTTCTCGGTGGAGCCCAGGGGGCCAGTGGTATTCGTCTGCTTCGCGCTGGGGTTGATCGAGCCAGGATTGAGGCTGCATTTCAACTCAGCCCATCCCTTGAACAGTGGCTGGTTGCGGCGGAGTTTGACCCTGAAGAGGAGCTCCTGATTAGCCGTGAGTGGAAACGGCAAGACGGTGATCGCTTTTCCAGTCGCTGCCGTCTGAACGGCAGCACGGTGAACCGTCAGCAGTTGCTTGAGCTCAGACCACTGCTGATTGATCTCACCGTTCAAGGCCAGACCCAGTTGTTGTCACGCGCTGGGCAACAACGTCTTTGGTTGGACCGTCTCGGTGGCTCCCCGTTGGCGGCGACTAAACAGCAAGTGGCTGATGCCTGGAGCAAATGGCGCCTGGCTGCTGATGCTCTGATGGCCCTCGAGCAGGAGCAGAAGCGTTCCGAACAGGAGCGGGCTGAACAGGAGGAGCAGCTGGAGCAGCTGCAGGCTGCCGATCTGGAAGACCCCGACGAACAGGAGCGGCTTGAACAGGATCAGGACCGCCTTGTTCATGGCGTGAGGCTGCTGGAGGGGTTGTCCGTGCTGTTTGGGCGTCTCCGCGATGGCGCGGATCAGGGGCCTTCTCTGCAGGATCATTTCGCGATGTGCATCCAGGAGCTGCAGGCCATGGCCCAGCTGGATGGTTCCCTTGAGTCCCTGCGGGATCAGGCTCTGGATCTCGAGGCTGGTGTGGATGCTTTGTTGCGTTCCCTCGATCAGTACGGTCTTGCACTCGAGAGCGATCCAGACCATCTCGAGCGGATCCAAGACCGCCTGTCGGTTTTAAAACGCCTGCAGCGCCGCTATGGCCTTGATCTGGCCGGTTTGATTCAGCGTCGAGATGACCTGTTTCTTCGTCTGGGTGCTGAGGGATTCGCGGCGGATCTCGCTCGCCTGCACCAGGACGAGAACGACCGACGCCAGACGCGTGATCAGGCCAATGCGGCGTTGCATCGCGAGCGTTCCAAGGCGGCGGCGGCTCTGGAGGCCTCGTTGCTGGACTTGTTGCCTCCCATGGGGCTGGCCAACGTGCGTTTCAAGGTGGAGCTCACCCCCTGTGATCCCGCTGAGCATGGCGCGGATGCTGTGCAGTTCCTGTTTTCTGCCAATCCCGGCCAGCCGATGGCACCGTTGACGGAGGTGGCGTCTGGGGGTGAGATGTCCCGTTTTCTGCTGGCGCTCAAGACCACTCTTGCCGCTGTGGATGGGTCCAGCACGCTGCTGTTCGATGAGATTGATGCCGGCGTCAGTGGACGCGTCAGTGGAGCGATGGCGAATCTCCTTCAGACTCTGGCCCGTCAGCGTCAGGTGTTTTGCGTCACTCACCAACCGCTTGTGGCAGCGGTTGCTGATCATCATTTCCGGGTCAGTAAGCATGTGGAGGATGGCGTGACCCATTCGCGAGTGTCCCGACTGCGGGACACCCAGGAACGTCGCCAGGAGCTGGCTGATCTCGCTGGTGGCGATCAGGCCGATGCCTATGCAGCCAGCCTGCTGGACCAGCGAACAGCTTGA
- a CDS encoding AarF/ABC1/UbiB kinase family protein, with the protein MAQELGDFIEAAGLLEYDPAAITRIYAGHPQRLIRRLWQTLVPIGLLLLGVAFDWIFQLLKDEQRARDRARECAELLVDLGPAFIKAGQALSTRPDIVPPLLLEELAQLQDQLPGFDSGLAMACIEDDLGAPVDDIFEQLDRDPISAASLGQVHKGTLKGGARVAVKVQRPGLREQITLDLYIVRNIAAWLNSNIGLIRSDLVALIDELGRRVFEEMDYLNEASNAETFAELHQHNPRIAVPTIYRSATSRRVLTMEWIDGVKLTNLDAVRELGVDPDDMVEVGVNCSLQQLLEHGFFHADPHPGNLLALEDGRLCYLDFGMMSEVSRESRTGLIQAVVHLVNRNFGKLSKDFVTLGFLAEDVNLEPIVPAFEKVFSQALEAGVNRMDFKAVTDDMSGVMYKFPFRVPPYYALIIRSLVTLEGIALSVDPNFKILGAAYPYFARRLMEDPDPQLRQSLKEMLFDGDAFRWTRLENLVSSAASQAQLDLEALLDQLLDFLFSPKAGLLRDQLVTAAVERLDALGWSTMQRLGRRLPKRLQPSAIAQTPPGLSDPLMQLEPVRELIQVLQSLPGFKPELLLRRMPRVLNEPDTRRMGFQVAQGLAERGVVRLVRVAAGVPA; encoded by the coding sequence ATGGCGCAGGAGCTCGGGGATTTCATCGAAGCCGCGGGGTTGCTCGAGTACGACCCCGCCGCCATCACACGTATTTATGCCGGCCATCCCCAGCGGCTGATCCGACGGCTCTGGCAAACCCTGGTACCCATCGGCCTGTTGCTTCTGGGCGTCGCCTTCGACTGGATCTTCCAGTTACTGAAAGACGAGCAACGGGCCCGGGATCGAGCCCGCGAGTGCGCAGAACTGCTGGTGGATCTCGGCCCCGCCTTCATCAAAGCCGGCCAAGCTCTGTCCACACGACCGGACATCGTCCCGCCGCTGCTGCTGGAGGAATTGGCCCAGTTGCAAGACCAACTGCCTGGCTTCGACAGCGGCCTGGCCATGGCCTGCATCGAGGACGACCTGGGGGCACCGGTGGATGACATTTTCGAGCAGCTCGACCGGGATCCGATTTCCGCCGCCTCCCTGGGACAGGTGCACAAGGGAACCCTCAAGGGTGGCGCCAGGGTGGCGGTGAAGGTGCAACGCCCCGGCCTGCGCGAACAGATCACCCTGGATCTGTACATCGTGCGCAACATCGCAGCCTGGCTGAACAGCAACATCGGACTGATCCGCAGCGACCTCGTCGCCTTGATCGACGAACTGGGGCGACGGGTGTTCGAAGAAATGGACTATCTCAACGAGGCCTCGAACGCTGAGACCTTCGCTGAGCTGCATCAGCACAACCCTCGAATCGCTGTTCCGACGATCTACCGCAGCGCCACCAGTCGCCGCGTGCTGACGATGGAATGGATCGACGGCGTCAAACTCACCAATCTGGATGCCGTTCGGGAACTCGGTGTCGATCCAGACGACATGGTGGAGGTGGGCGTGAATTGCAGCCTTCAACAGTTGCTGGAGCATGGCTTCTTCCATGCCGACCCCCACCCCGGCAATCTCCTGGCCCTCGAAGACGGACGCCTCTGTTATCTCGACTTCGGGATGATGAGCGAGGTCAGCCGCGAGTCACGCACGGGCTTGATTCAAGCGGTTGTTCATCTGGTGAACCGGAACTTCGGGAAGCTCTCCAAAGACTTCGTCACCCTTGGTTTCCTGGCGGAAGACGTGAACCTGGAACCGATTGTTCCGGCCTTTGAGAAGGTCTTCAGCCAAGCTTTGGAAGCCGGCGTCAACCGCATGGATTTCAAAGCGGTCACTGATGACATGTCCGGTGTGATGTACAAATTCCCGTTCCGGGTACCGCCCTATTACGCCCTAATCATTCGGTCACTGGTCACCCTCGAGGGCATCGCTCTGAGTGTGGATCCGAACTTCAAGATTCTCGGTGCGGCGTATCCCTACTTCGCGCGTCGGCTGATGGAAGACCCAGATCCCCAATTACGTCAGAGCCTCAAGGAGATGCTGTTCGACGGAGATGCCTTCCGCTGGACCCGTCTGGAAAATCTTGTGTCTAGCGCTGCAAGTCAGGCCCAACTGGACCTGGAAGCGCTACTCGACCAACTGCTCGACTTCCTGTTCTCTCCCAAGGCGGGACTGCTTCGGGATCAATTGGTGACCGCCGCCGTGGAGAGACTGGACGCTCTGGGGTGGTCCACGATGCAGCGCCTGGGTAGACGTCTACCCAAACGACTGCAACCCTCCGCCATCGCCCAGACGCCTCCAGGGCTCTCGGATCCACTGATGCAACTGGAGCCAGTACGAGAATTGATTCAGGTGTTGCAGTCATTGCCGGGGTTCAAACCGGAACTTCTGCTGCGACGGATGCCCAGAGTTCTGAATGAGCCGGACACCCGCCGTATGGGATTCCAGGTGGCTCAAGGGCTGGCCGAACGAGGAGTTGTCCGCCTGGTGCGGGTCGCCGCTGGAGTTCCTGCCTAA
- a CDS encoding alpha/beta hydrolase produces the protein MLLKPFTRSSLLAAAAGLGIGWSSVMQPLHAATDVALVSGAFRRSIPVKEFEHLAETGEAIGLLGNLLELSGQNPQEVSRMLNQSLELPLVLTSRLINTRIGEAILRRASRIIYPIYTPEPEVSVPAIRAGVISGLQSEEGLTAVSFLKGYPNAVMAVNLPALFGVIEKAESIAGLVQFFSDSPLDGLKDAQP, from the coding sequence ATGCTTCTCAAGCCCTTCACCCGTTCGTCACTGCTGGCCGCGGCGGCAGGACTTGGAATCGGTTGGAGCAGCGTCATGCAACCTCTGCATGCCGCCACGGATGTAGCCCTTGTCAGTGGTGCCTTCCGCCGCTCGATTCCCGTCAAGGAATTTGAACACCTGGCCGAGACCGGTGAAGCCATCGGCCTGCTGGGCAATCTGCTTGAACTCTCCGGGCAGAACCCTCAGGAGGTATCGCGGATGCTCAATCAGAGCCTCGAACTTCCACTAGTGCTGACCAGCCGTTTAATCAATACACGGATTGGTGAAGCCATCCTGCGCCGTGCTTCACGCATCATCTACCCCATCTACACACCGGAACCCGAGGTGAGTGTTCCGGCGATCCGAGCAGGGGTGATCAGTGGATTGCAAAGCGAGGAAGGCCTCACCGCTGTGAGCTTTCTGAAGGGGTATCCCAATGCCGTTATGGCGGTGAACCTGCCAGCTTTGTTTGGGGTGATTGAGAAAGCGGAATCGATTGCCGGCCTGGTGCAGTTTTTCTCCGACTCCCCCTTGGACGGACTGAAGGACGCGCAACCCTGA
- the thrC gene encoding threonine synthase, giving the protein MQDWPGLIEAYRSWLPVTDATPVITLREGATPLIPVPSIAEQIGKGVKVFVKYDGLNPTGSFKDRGMTMAISKAKEAGCEAVICASTGNTSAAAAAYARRGGMRAFVLIPDGYVAQGKLAQALVYGAEVLAIRGNFDRALDIVREAAEKYPVTLVNSVNPYRLQGQKTAAFEIVDALGDAPDWLCIPMGNAGNITAYWMGFQEYQQAGRSRNLPRMMGFQASGSAPLVNNTTVTDPETIATAIRIGNPVNRAKALAAREASKGAFLDVTDAEIIEAYKLLGGQEGIFCEPASAASVAGLLKRKDEVPAGSTVVCVLTGNGLKDPDCAISNNDAAFHTDLNPDLDTVANVMGF; this is encoded by the coding sequence ATGCAGGACTGGCCTGGACTGATTGAGGCCTATCGCAGCTGGCTTCCCGTCACCGATGCAACCCCGGTGATCACCCTTCGGGAGGGAGCCACTCCTCTGATTCCCGTGCCATCGATTGCGGAACAGATCGGCAAGGGCGTGAAAGTGTTCGTGAAATACGACGGCCTGAATCCCACAGGGTCCTTCAAGGACCGGGGCATGACCATGGCCATCAGCAAAGCCAAGGAAGCCGGTTGTGAAGCGGTGATCTGTGCAAGCACAGGCAACACCAGTGCAGCAGCAGCGGCCTATGCCCGGCGGGGAGGAATGCGGGCCTTCGTGTTGATCCCTGATGGCTATGTCGCCCAGGGAAAACTGGCTCAAGCTCTGGTGTATGGCGCTGAGGTCTTAGCGATCCGCGGCAACTTCGATCGTGCCCTGGACATCGTTCGGGAAGCGGCGGAGAAGTATCCGGTCACCCTGGTGAACTCGGTGAACCCCTACCGGCTTCAGGGCCAAAAGACGGCTGCTTTCGAAATCGTGGATGCCCTCGGAGACGCACCCGACTGGCTTTGCATTCCCATGGGCAACGCGGGAAATATCACCGCCTATTGGATGGGTTTTCAGGAATATCAGCAGGCGGGCCGTAGCCGGAACCTGCCCCGGATGATGGGCTTCCAGGCCAGCGGATCAGCTCCTCTGGTGAACAACACGACGGTGACGGACCCCGAAACCATCGCCACAGCCATCCGCATCGGCAACCCAGTCAACCGAGCCAAGGCCCTGGCGGCACGCGAAGCCAGCAAAGGAGCGTTCCTGGATGTCACCGATGCGGAAATCATCGAGGCTTACAAACTCTTGGGCGGTCAGGAGGGAATCTTCTGCGAACCCGCCAGTGCTGCATCTGTGGCAGGCCTGCTCAAACGCAAGGATGAAGTACCAGCTGGCTCAACGGTGGTCTGCGTTCTGACCGGCAACGGCCTCAAGGATCCCGACTGCGCCATCAGCAACAACGACGCCGCCTTCCACACCGACCTCAATCCCGATCTCGACACCGTTGCCAATGTCATGGGCTTCTAA
- the dnaN gene encoding DNA polymerase III subunit beta: MKVVCSQSELNSALQLVSRAVATRPTHPVLANVLLTADAGSNRLSLTGFDLSLGIQTSLAASVETSGAITLPARLLGEIVSRLSSDSPVTLAVEDAGEQVQLTSLSGSYQMRGMSADDYPDLPMVESGMTLKLQPERLVQALKGTLFASSGDEAKQLLTGVHLKFNQRALEAAATDGHRLAVLNVDDALQDAAIADAVDEQGFAVTLPARSLREVERLMASWRSDEPVSLFCDRGQVVFLAADQMVTSRTLEGTYPNYGQLIPDGFTRTFGMDRRSLIAALERIAVLADQHNNVVKFSSQPEEGVVLISADAQDVGSGSESLPASLDGDAMQIAFNVRYLLDGLKAMGSDRIVLHCNAPTTPAVLRSDETSEAFTYLVMPVQIRS, translated from the coding sequence ATGAAGGTGGTCTGTTCACAGTCCGAACTGAATAGCGCCTTGCAATTGGTGAGCCGTGCGGTGGCAACCCGGCCCACCCACCCGGTTCTGGCCAATGTGTTGCTTACGGCCGATGCTGGAAGCAATCGCCTCAGCCTGACGGGATTCGATCTGAGTCTGGGGATTCAGACCTCTCTCGCCGCCAGTGTGGAAACCAGTGGAGCGATCACGCTTCCGGCCCGATTGCTGGGAGAGATTGTCTCCCGTTTATCCAGCGATTCTCCGGTCACTCTCGCGGTAGAAGATGCCGGCGAGCAGGTTCAGCTCACCAGCCTGAGTGGGAGCTATCAGATGCGCGGTATGAGTGCTGATGACTACCCCGATCTCCCGATGGTGGAGAGCGGCATGACGCTCAAACTTCAGCCTGAACGGTTGGTGCAGGCGCTCAAGGGCACCCTGTTCGCGAGCAGCGGCGATGAAGCGAAGCAACTGCTCACCGGTGTTCATTTGAAGTTCAACCAGCGGGCTCTAGAAGCTGCTGCCACCGATGGACACCGCCTTGCTGTACTCAATGTTGACGACGCTCTGCAGGATGCGGCCATCGCTGATGCCGTTGATGAACAGGGTTTCGCGGTGACCCTCCCCGCACGTTCTCTTCGAGAGGTCGAGCGTTTGATGGCGTCCTGGCGTTCCGATGAACCCGTCAGTTTGTTTTGTGATCGTGGCCAAGTGGTGTTTCTCGCTGCCGACCAGATGGTCACCAGTCGCACGCTGGAGGGCACCTATCCCAATTACGGCCAGTTGATTCCCGATGGATTCACCCGCACGTTCGGGATGGATCGTCGTTCATTGATTGCTGCTCTGGAACGCATTGCTGTTCTTGCTGATCAACACAACAACGTCGTGAAATTCAGCAGTCAGCCTGAGGAGGGTGTTGTGTTGATCAGTGCTGATGCACAGGATGTGGGCAGCGGCTCCGAGTCACTACCAGCCAGCCTTGATGGTGATGCCATGCAGATTGCTTTCAATGTTCGCTATTTGCTGGATGGTCTCAAAGCCATGGGCTCTGATCGGATTGTTCTGCACTGCAATGCACCCACCACGCCGGCTGTGCTTCGTTCCGATGAAACGTCTGAAGCTTTCACGTATCTGGTAATGCCCGTTCAGATTCGTTCCTGA